From one Balaenoptera acutorostrata chromosome 6, mBalAcu1.1, whole genome shotgun sequence genomic stretch:
- the CERCAM gene encoding inactive glycosyltransferase 25 family member 3 isoform X1 codes for MRAAPAAPLLQLLLLLGPRLEAAGVAEPPLPAVVLAILARNAEHSLPHYLGALERLDYPRARLALWCATDHNVDNTTEMLQEWLAAVGDDYAAVVWRPEGEPRSYPDEEGPKHWTKERHQFLMELKQEALTFARDWGADYILFADTDNILTNNQTLRFLIEQGLPVVAPMLDSQTYYSNFWCGITPQGYYRRTADYFPTKNRQRRGCFHVPMVHSTFLVSLRAEGTERLGFYPPHPNYTWPFDDIIIFAYACQAAGVSAHVCNEHRYGYMNVPVKSHQGLEDERVNFIHLILEALVDGPPMWASAHVSRPPKRPSKMGFDEVFVISLARRPDRRERMLSSLWEMEISGRLVDAVDGRMLNSSVMRNLGVDLLPGYQDPYSGRTLTKGEVGCFLSHYSIWEEVVARGLAQVVVFEDDVRFESNFKMRLEQLMKEVEAEKLPWDLIYLGRKQVNPEEEAAVEGLPHLVVASYSYWTLAYVLSLAGARKLLASQPLRRMLPVDEFLPIMFDQHPNEQYKAHFWPRDLRAFSVRPLLAAPTHYAGDAEWFSDTETSSPWDDDSGRLISWSGSYKTLRDPRLDLAGSSGHSLHPHPQDEL; via the exons ATGCGCGCTGCCCCCGCCGCCCCGCTGCTCCAGCTGCTGCTCCTGCTGGGGCCGCGGCTCGAGGCTGCGGGCGTCGCAGAACCGCCGCTGCCCGCCGTGGTCCTTGCCATCCTGGCCCGCAATGCCGAGCACTCTCTGCCCCACTACCTGGGCGCGCTGGAGCGGCTGGACTACCCCCGGGCCAGGCTGGCCCTCTG GTGTGCCACGGACCACAACGTGGACAACACCACAGAGATGTTGCAGGAGTGGCTGGCTGCTGTGGGCGACGACTATGCCGCTGTGGTCTGGAGGCCTGAGGGGGAGCCCAG GTCCTACCCAGACGAAGAGGGCCCTAAGCACTGGACCAAAGAAAGGCACCAGTTTCTGATGGAGCTGAAACAGGAAGCCCTGACctttgccagggactggggggccGACTATATCCTG TTTGCAGATACGGACAACATTCTGACCAACAACCAGACACTGCGGTTTCTGATCGAGCAGGGGCTGCCCGTGGTGGCCCCGATGCTGGACTCTCAGACCTACTACTCCAATTTCTGGTGTGGGATCACCCCCCAG GGCTACTACCGCCGCACAGCCGACTACTTCCCTACCAAGAACCGCCAGCGCCGgggctgcttccatgtccccaTGGTCCACTCCACCTTCCTGGTATCCCTGCGGGCGGAGGGGACAGAACGGCTGGGCTTCTACCCCCCTCACCCCAACTATACCTGGCCCTTCGACGACATCATCATCTTCGCCTACGCCTGTCAGGCTGCTG GGGTCTCGGCCCACGTGTGCAACGAGCACCGTTATGGGTACATGAACGTGCCTGTGAAATCccaccaggggctggaggatgaGAGAGTCAACTTCATCCACCTGATCTTGGAAGCGCTGG TGGATGGGCCCCCCATGTGGGCCTCAGCTCATGTGTCCCGGCCCCCAAAGAGGCCCAGCAAGATGGGGTTTGATGAG gtgtTTGTCATCAGCCTGGCCCGCCGGCCCGACCGCAGAGAGCGCATGCTGAGTTCGCTCTgggagatggagatctctgggcgtTTGGTGGATGCCGTGGACGGCCG GATGCTCAACAGCAGTGTCATGAGGAACCTCGGCGTGGACCTGCTTCCTGGCTACCAGGACCCCTACTCGGGCCGCACGCTGACCAAGGGCGAGGTGGGCTGCTTCCTCAGCCACTACTCCatctgggaggag GTGGTTGCCCGGGGCCTGGCCCAGGTCGTGGTGTTTGAGGACGACGTGCGCTTTGAGAGCAATTTCAAGATGCGGCTGGAGCAGCTGATGAAGGAGGTGGAGGCGGAGAAACTTCCTTGGGACCTGAT CTACCTCGGCCGGAAGCAGGTGAACCCTGAGGAGGAGGCAGCCGTGGAGGGGCTGCCGCACCTGGTGGTGGCCAGCTACTCCTACTGGACACTGGCATACGTCCTGAGCCTGGCCGGCGCCCGCAAGCTGCTGGCCTCCCAGCCCCTGCGCCGAATGCTGCCCGTGGATGAGTTCCTACCCATCATGTTTGACCAGCACCCCAA CGAGCAGTACAAGGCACACTTCTGGCCGCGGGACCTGCGGGCCTTCTCAGTCCGGCCCCTGCTTGCTGCTCCCACCCACTACGCGGGGGACGCTGAGTGGTTCAGCGACACAGAGACGTCCTCGCCTTGGGACGATGACAGCGGCCGCCTCATCAGCTGGAGTGGCTCTTATAAGACCCTGCGGGACCCCCGCCTGGACCTGGCTGGCAGCAGTGGGCACAgcctccatccccacccacaGGATGAGCTCTAG
- the CERCAM gene encoding inactive glycosyltransferase 25 family member 3 isoform X2, producing the protein MPSTLCPTTWARWSGWTTPGPGWPSGVPRTTTWTTPQRCCRSGWLLWATTMPLWSGGLRGSPGGDLRGTFWGRWTTAAAQRRSYPDEEGPKHWTKERHQFLMELKQEALTFARDWGADYILFADTDNILTNNQTLRFLIEQGLPVVAPMLDSQTYYSNFWCGITPQGYYRRTADYFPTKNRQRRGCFHVPMVHSTFLVSLRAEGTERLGFYPPHPNYTWPFDDIIIFAYACQAAGVSAHVCNEHRYGYMNVPVKSHQGLEDERVNFIHLILEALVDGPPMWASAHVSRPPKRPSKMGFDEVFVISLARRPDRRERMLSSLWEMEISGRLVDAVDGRMLNSSVMRNLGVDLLPGYQDPYSGRTLTKGEVGCFLSHYSIWEEVVARGLAQVVVFEDDVRFESNFKMRLEQLMKEVEAEKLPWDLIYLGRKQVNPEEEAAVEGLPHLVVASYSYWTLAYVLSLAGARKLLASQPLRRMLPVDEFLPIMFDQHPNEQYKAHFWPRDLRAFSVRPLLAAPTHYAGDAEWFSDTETSSPWDDDSGRLISWSGSYKTLRDPRLDLAGSSGHSLHPHPQDEL; encoded by the exons ATGCCGAGCACTCTCTGCCCCACTACCTGGGCGCGCTGGAGCGGCTGGACTACCCCCGGGCCAGGCTGGCCCTCTG GTGTGCCACGGACCACAACGTGGACAACACCACAGAGATGTTGCAGGAGTGGCTGGCTGCTGTGGGCGACGACTATGCCGCTGTGGTCTGGAGGCCTGAGGGGGAGCCCAGGTGGTGACCTGAGGGGAACGTTCTGGGGAAGATGGACGACAGCTGCagcccagaga AGGTCCTACCCAGACGAAGAGGGCCCTAAGCACTGGACCAAAGAAAGGCACCAGTTTCTGATGGAGCTGAAACAGGAAGCCCTGACctttgccagggactggggggccGACTATATCCTG TTTGCAGATACGGACAACATTCTGACCAACAACCAGACACTGCGGTTTCTGATCGAGCAGGGGCTGCCCGTGGTGGCCCCGATGCTGGACTCTCAGACCTACTACTCCAATTTCTGGTGTGGGATCACCCCCCAG GGCTACTACCGCCGCACAGCCGACTACTTCCCTACCAAGAACCGCCAGCGCCGgggctgcttccatgtccccaTGGTCCACTCCACCTTCCTGGTATCCCTGCGGGCGGAGGGGACAGAACGGCTGGGCTTCTACCCCCCTCACCCCAACTATACCTGGCCCTTCGACGACATCATCATCTTCGCCTACGCCTGTCAGGCTGCTG GGGTCTCGGCCCACGTGTGCAACGAGCACCGTTATGGGTACATGAACGTGCCTGTGAAATCccaccaggggctggaggatgaGAGAGTCAACTTCATCCACCTGATCTTGGAAGCGCTGG TGGATGGGCCCCCCATGTGGGCCTCAGCTCATGTGTCCCGGCCCCCAAAGAGGCCCAGCAAGATGGGGTTTGATGAG gtgtTTGTCATCAGCCTGGCCCGCCGGCCCGACCGCAGAGAGCGCATGCTGAGTTCGCTCTgggagatggagatctctgggcgtTTGGTGGATGCCGTGGACGGCCG GATGCTCAACAGCAGTGTCATGAGGAACCTCGGCGTGGACCTGCTTCCTGGCTACCAGGACCCCTACTCGGGCCGCACGCTGACCAAGGGCGAGGTGGGCTGCTTCCTCAGCCACTACTCCatctgggaggag GTGGTTGCCCGGGGCCTGGCCCAGGTCGTGGTGTTTGAGGACGACGTGCGCTTTGAGAGCAATTTCAAGATGCGGCTGGAGCAGCTGATGAAGGAGGTGGAGGCGGAGAAACTTCCTTGGGACCTGAT CTACCTCGGCCGGAAGCAGGTGAACCCTGAGGAGGAGGCAGCCGTGGAGGGGCTGCCGCACCTGGTGGTGGCCAGCTACTCCTACTGGACACTGGCATACGTCCTGAGCCTGGCCGGCGCCCGCAAGCTGCTGGCCTCCCAGCCCCTGCGCCGAATGCTGCCCGTGGATGAGTTCCTACCCATCATGTTTGACCAGCACCCCAA CGAGCAGTACAAGGCACACTTCTGGCCGCGGGACCTGCGGGCCTTCTCAGTCCGGCCCCTGCTTGCTGCTCCCACCCACTACGCGGGGGACGCTGAGTGGTTCAGCGACACAGAGACGTCCTCGCCTTGGGACGATGACAGCGGCCGCCTCATCAGCTGGAGTGGCTCTTATAAGACCCTGCGGGACCCCCGCCTGGACCTGGCTGGCAGCAGTGGGCACAgcctccatccccacccacaGGATGAGCTCTAG